The following are encoded in a window of Armatimonas rosea genomic DNA:
- a CDS encoding SDR family NAD(P)-dependent oxidoreductase: MTSETKIAVVTGASSGIGAATARQLATAGYSVILGARRTDRIEALAAELGGAAHVLDVADTASVEAFCATVPDAIHVLVNNAGGAIGLEPLAQARDDDWLQMYQTNVMGLMRVTRALLPKLHAGKGHIVNITSIAGRETYPNGAGYCAVKHAARAVTETLRLELNGTPVRVTDIAPGMVETEFSEVRFFGDKERAAKVYDGLTPLTADDVADVVVFAVTRPWHVNLDEIVLKPVAQARATVAVRGVGL, translated from the coding sequence ATGACATCCGAAACAAAAATCGCGGTCGTCACCGGTGCCTCCAGTGGGATCGGGGCGGCGACCGCACGACAGCTCGCCACGGCGGGCTACTCTGTGATCTTGGGCGCACGACGCACCGACCGTATCGAGGCCCTTGCCGCGGAGCTGGGCGGCGCCGCACACGTCCTCGATGTCGCCGATACCGCCTCGGTCGAGGCGTTCTGCGCGACCGTCCCCGATGCCATCCACGTCCTCGTCAACAATGCGGGCGGTGCGATTGGGCTGGAGCCGCTTGCCCAGGCCCGCGACGACGACTGGCTGCAGATGTACCAGACCAATGTCATGGGCCTGATGCGTGTCACCCGCGCCCTGCTTCCCAAGCTCCACGCCGGCAAAGGGCATATCGTCAATATCACCAGTATCGCCGGCCGCGAGACCTACCCCAACGGCGCCGGCTACTGCGCTGTCAAGCACGCCGCCCGCGCGGTCACCGAGACCCTGCGGCTAGAGCTCAACGGCACCCCCGTGCGGGTTACCGATATCGCGCCCGGCATGGTCGAGACCGAGTTCTCCGAGGTGCGCTTCTTCGGTGACAAAGAGCGTGCCGCCAAGGTCTACGACGGCCTCACGCCGCTCACCGCCGACGATGTGGCAGATGTCGTGGTCTTTGCCGTCACACGCCCCTGGCACGTGAATTTGGATGAGATCGTGCTGAAGCCCGTCGCCCAGGCACGAGCCACGGTCGCCGTGCGCGGGGTCGGGCTATAG
- a CDS encoding DPP IV N-terminal domain-containing protein yields MSRQDKRRLGFFGAFCTLVVMVLAVSTCKPSRYVLARELTYDLSADGKRAVFALNSPLSVLELATGKRTTVDTPGFPRSLAYPALSPEGKAVAYSAESDLWLASLDGKSVRRLTHDDAFSEFKPRFSPDGQKLVFARPKNNPLSPTGVSWIESDVWTIRRDGTELRQLTHSKYREVSGVQFTPDSRSVIFAAQVPTDDLGGSREALFEVDAEGKQPPRELFGGKADETGGSFVGDPSLSADGKQFVLISDKANPFHYDLCLLQRDGSGFRPLGLAGPAEKGSFEQPRFAPDGKTIFYLWKGALWQVSTEGKEAHAVQ; encoded by the coding sequence ATGAGCCGCCAAGACAAGCGGCGGCTCGGCTTCTTTGGCGCGTTCTGCACTCTGGTAGTGATGGTACTTGCAGTGAGTACCTGCAAGCCCAGCCGCTATGTCCTTGCCCGTGAGCTCACCTACGACCTCAGCGCCGACGGCAAGCGGGCGGTGTTCGCCCTCAACAGCCCTCTCTCGGTCCTAGAGCTCGCAACCGGCAAGCGCACCACAGTCGATACCCCCGGCTTCCCGCGCAGCTTGGCCTACCCCGCGCTCTCGCCCGAGGGAAAGGCCGTGGCGTACTCCGCGGAGTCGGACCTCTGGCTGGCCTCACTCGATGGCAAGAGTGTCCGGCGGCTCACCCACGACGATGCCTTCAGCGAGTTTAAGCCACGCTTCTCCCCCGACGGTCAGAAGCTGGTCTTTGCTCGCCCGAAAAACAATCCCCTCTCCCCCACCGGCGTCTCTTGGATAGAATCCGATGTCTGGACCATCCGCCGCGATGGCACGGAGCTTCGTCAGCTCACCCACAGCAAGTACCGTGAAGTCAGTGGCGTCCAGTTCACCCCCGACAGCCGCTCTGTGATCTTCGCCGCGCAGGTTCCCACTGATGACCTAGGCGGAAGCCGAGAGGCGCTTTTTGAGGTCGATGCGGAGGGCAAGCAGCCCCCACGTGAGCTCTTCGGGGGAAAGGCCGACGAGACCGGGGGGAGCTTTGTCGGTGACCCCAGCCTCTCCGCCGATGGCAAGCAGTTTGTCCTTATCTCCGACAAGGCCAACCCATTCCACTACGACCTCTGCCTGCTCCAGCGCGATGGCTCGGGGTTCCGGCCTCTCGGGCTGGCTGGCCCGGCGGAAAAAGGGTCGTTTGAGCAGCCCCGGTTTGCCCCGGATGGAAAGACGATTTTCTATCTCTGGAAGGGTGCTCTGTGGCAGGTAAGCACGGAGGGGAAAGAGGCACACGCGGTACAATAG
- a CDS encoding type II secretion system protein, which yields MRRGFTLIELLVVIAIIAILAAILFPVFAQARAKARQTVCMSNMRQIGLGVRMYLQDNDDIFFAYDQGGVGWTIPRSAWDEKQDFLLRPYLKNTGILNCPEEKVSTINGQSVRFPQYAMNDLLNRAPDTVAPDGGSTVGPLTRSETAVETMTLLMWEHNNPAVHCETWSSSPGHWESAHHKGFNGLFCDGHVKRMSLGTLKDSMLTYWED from the coding sequence ATGCGTCGTGGCTTTACTTTAATCGAGCTCCTGGTCGTGATCGCGATCATTGCGATCCTTGCTGCGATTCTCTTTCCTGTCTTTGCCCAAGCCCGCGCCAAGGCCCGCCAGACCGTCTGCATGAGCAACATGCGTCAGATCGGGCTGGGGGTGCGGATGTACCTCCAGGACAACGACGATATCTTCTTTGCCTACGACCAGGGGGGAGTGGGCTGGACCATCCCGCGCTCTGCCTGGGACGAGAAGCAGGACTTTCTCCTGCGTCCCTACCTCAAGAACACCGGCATCCTCAACTGCCCCGAAGAGAAGGTCAGCACCATCAACGGCCAGAGCGTGCGCTTCCCCCAGTATGCCATGAACGACCTGCTCAACCGCGCCCCAGATACTGTCGCTCCCGATGGCGGCTCGACCGTGGGACCGCTCACCCGGAGCGAGACCGCGGTGGAGACCATGACTCTCTTGATGTGGGAGCACAACAACCCCGCGGTCCACTGCGAGACCTGGTCGAGCTCACCGGGGCACTGGGAGTCCGCGCACCACAAGGGCTTCAACGGGCTCTTCTGCGACGGTCACGTCAAGCGCATGAGTTTGGGGACGCTGAAAGACTCCATGCTCACCTACTGGGAAGACTAA
- a CDS encoding polysaccharide biosynthesis/export family protein, with product MALAREPVLLQQEKLADDYRVSPGDVIGITVLRHPEFTLSAQVLPDGTFAFPILGRLKAAGKTREQISADITKGLKDKRQLVKPDVTVNILQQTAREITVLGAVRGAGKLVLKDNWTVLDALGAAGGVGAVGAANTDRFEFYRAELFRDTQVISLDLAKVYANDPSANILLKNEDKIYVVIKPRTEVYVTVIGEVGQGRGGSIDLPKDRSIITLLNDMGGVTDNAALSKATLLRKSEVIKLDLRGYKKGSLTNNVLLEAGDILTIPRIEEHYKVNGPLGKGGGELPYPDDRTLTLFEALTQQGIPTSGADLKKVKLTRTENGVTTTQDYNVEKMLKGDRSQDPTLRPNDEVFVPAVDSSKRRMGTQEYLSLLGILPSLYFLLRGR from the coding sequence GTGGCTCTGGCACGTGAGCCCGTGTTGCTCCAGCAGGAGAAGCTGGCCGACGACTATCGTGTATCGCCGGGAGATGTCATTGGGATCACGGTTCTGCGGCATCCGGAGTTTACGCTGAGTGCCCAGGTGCTCCCCGATGGGACCTTTGCCTTTCCTATCCTGGGGCGTCTCAAGGCTGCTGGCAAGACCCGTGAGCAGATCAGTGCCGATATTACCAAGGGGCTCAAAGATAAGCGTCAGCTTGTCAAGCCCGATGTGACCGTGAACATTCTGCAGCAGACCGCTCGTGAAATCACCGTGCTGGGAGCGGTGCGTGGCGCGGGAAAGCTTGTCTTAAAAGACAACTGGACTGTCTTGGACGCACTTGGAGCAGCAGGAGGCGTGGGCGCGGTGGGAGCTGCTAACACAGACCGCTTTGAGTTCTACCGCGCCGAGCTTTTCCGCGACACACAGGTAATCAGCCTCGACCTAGCAAAAGTCTATGCCAACGATCCCTCAGCGAACATCTTATTAAAAAATGAGGACAAGATCTATGTCGTGATCAAGCCGCGGACAGAGGTCTATGTCACCGTGATCGGTGAGGTTGGTCAGGGGCGTGGCGGCTCCATCGATCTACCCAAGGATCGCTCCATTATCACCTTACTCAACGACATGGGGGGCGTGACGGATAATGCAGCTCTCTCCAAGGCAACCCTATTGCGTAAGTCAGAGGTCATAAAGCTCGATCTACGAGGGTACAAGAAAGGGTCATTAACAAATAATGTTCTCTTAGAAGCGGGGGATATCCTAACAATCCCTCGTATTGAGGAACACTATAAGGTTAATGGTCCTCTCGGTAAAGGGGGAGGTGAGCTCCCTTACCCTGATGATCGTACTCTAACATTGTTTGAAGCACTAACTCAGCAAGGAATTCCTACGTCGGGAGCAGACTTAAAGAAGGTAAAGTTGACCCGTACCGAAAATGGGGTGACGACGACTCAGGACTACAACGTGGAGAAGATGCTAAAAGGGGATCGTTCTCAAGATCCTACCCTTCGCCCAAACGATGAGGTTTTTGTCCCTGCAGTCGATAGCTCAAAGCGCCGTATGGGAACTCAAGAGTACCTGAGTCTGCTTGGTATCTTGCCGAGTTTATACTTTCTCTTAAGAGGTCGCTAA
- a CDS encoding tetratricopeptide repeat protein yields MAKGVLKDIKQPPSLWQRLLGGFKAARLTKAESPALTPEAVTSYYAALVGKTPQPSLARVARALLWADIKARQFHSLCKDWYPLAAETFPDDERCAFYVAALYYHGFLTPDSSQLEKVLSGLMKVTWRDSGYWSKLDLPRTELLKRLTDAIADDEIRITPERLPVLEAAFDATSLTDEQRITTARWLGVAYRASGRSDDRAEIIYRYLFLNVPDDDENNEYLANLFAGRGLDDANACAVYSRMVTIADKRGDQSSKAQWSLKLSNTYIAQNRLGAEAIMPLQAALSVRPGDRLLEAALAYSVGRSDLVLLEPSLIKHMETAIAFESEFVPHFTERQWQWSVVPRALALAWGQSGRRDSLALFIYARACELCPEEKVLWNYYAVALVEAKDYSRKVIPIYERAHQANKDDNELALALATAYQENRVHDGADRRKALVLWENLYRQGSVTLEILTALTEAYLREERLSDTALELLQKMSRQGSTVPGPLLLRVAQEWKSRGDLTTALRWYQEAEHAMPDHFLTLLEYGLLLKEQFSDFTGAVNVLARAVILPVGAKNLEAHLALAESLLALEKREDARRIFQIIIERIDPNHTQTLLHLARLNLKFEEKGMLRAETYYERAANVEPENPETYLQMVELYRAQGNTKMEQWALEQYLKLGPGDSQSYRALANLYIRRGEFDKAESALRQVIALGQADRDVYTLLGDVIQQARRAV; encoded by the coding sequence ATGGCAAAAGGTGTTCTCAAAGATATTAAGCAGCCTCCCAGTCTCTGGCAACGTCTGCTCGGTGGGTTTAAGGCGGCGCGGCTAACCAAGGCGGAGAGCCCCGCACTGACGCCGGAGGCGGTGACCTCCTACTACGCTGCACTCGTGGGAAAGACACCTCAGCCCAGTCTTGCTCGGGTGGCGCGCGCCCTGCTCTGGGCCGATATCAAGGCGCGTCAGTTTCACTCCCTCTGCAAAGACTGGTACCCCCTCGCCGCGGAGACCTTCCCCGATGACGAGCGCTGTGCGTTCTATGTTGCGGCCCTCTACTACCATGGTTTCTTAACCCCCGACTCCAGCCAGCTGGAGAAGGTCCTGAGTGGGCTGATGAAGGTAACCTGGCGGGACTCGGGCTACTGGAGTAAGCTCGACCTGCCGCGCACCGAGCTCCTCAAGCGCCTGACCGATGCCATCGCCGACGATGAGATTCGGATCACGCCGGAGCGCTTGCCCGTGCTGGAGGCGGCCTTCGATGCGACCTCACTAACCGATGAGCAGCGCATCACGACCGCGCGCTGGCTGGGAGTGGCCTACCGGGCCAGCGGCCGCAGCGACGACCGCGCGGAGATTATCTACCGCTATCTGTTCTTGAATGTCCCCGACGACGACGAGAACAACGAGTACCTGGCGAATCTCTTTGCCGGGCGTGGTCTCGATGATGCCAATGCCTGCGCGGTCTACTCGCGGATGGTGACGATCGCCGATAAACGAGGGGATCAGTCGTCGAAAGCACAGTGGAGCCTGAAGCTCTCTAACACGTACATTGCCCAGAACCGCCTGGGAGCCGAGGCGATCATGCCGCTCCAGGCCGCGCTGAGTGTCAGGCCGGGGGATCGGCTCTTGGAGGCGGCGCTGGCCTACTCCGTGGGGCGGAGCGATCTGGTCTTGCTGGAGCCCTCGCTCATCAAGCACATGGAGACCGCGATCGCCTTTGAGTCCGAGTTCGTCCCGCACTTTACGGAGCGGCAGTGGCAGTGGTCGGTGGTGCCGCGCGCACTCGCCCTGGCATGGGGACAGAGTGGACGCCGCGACTCTCTGGCGCTGTTTATCTATGCCCGTGCTTGTGAGCTCTGCCCCGAGGAAAAGGTCCTGTGGAACTACTACGCCGTGGCGCTTGTCGAGGCCAAGGACTACTCCCGCAAGGTGATTCCTATCTACGAGCGGGCGCACCAGGCCAACAAAGACGACAACGAGCTGGCGCTGGCGCTGGCGACGGCCTACCAAGAGAACCGGGTCCACGATGGGGCAGACCGACGAAAGGCGCTGGTCCTCTGGGAGAATCTGTACCGCCAAGGGAGCGTCACCTTGGAGATCCTCACCGCCCTGACCGAGGCCTACCTGCGTGAGGAGCGCCTGAGCGACACGGCTCTGGAGCTCTTGCAGAAGATGTCCCGACAGGGAAGTACGGTTCCCGGGCCCCTCTTGCTCCGGGTCGCCCAGGAGTGGAAGTCGCGGGGGGACCTCACCACCGCACTGCGCTGGTACCAGGAGGCCGAGCATGCCATGCCCGACCACTTCTTGACTCTTCTGGAGTACGGCCTCTTGCTCAAAGAGCAGTTCAGCGACTTCACGGGAGCGGTCAATGTCCTGGCACGCGCGGTGATCTTGCCCGTGGGAGCCAAGAACCTAGAGGCACACCTCGCCCTCGCCGAGAGCCTTCTGGCTCTGGAAAAGCGCGAAGATGCCCGGCGCATCTTCCAGATTATTATCGAGCGCATCGACCCCAACCATACCCAGACTCTCCTGCACCTTGCTCGCCTCAACCTCAAGTTTGAGGAGAAAGGCATGCTGCGCGCCGAGACCTACTACGAGCGCGCGGCAAATGTTGAGCCGGAAAACCCTGAGACCTACCTGCAGATGGTGGAGCTCTACCGGGCACAGGGCAATACGAAGATGGAGCAGTGGGCTCTAGAGCAGTATCTCAAGCTTGGGCCGGGCGACTCCCAGAGCTACCGAGCCCTCGCCAATCTCTATATTCGTCGCGGTGAATTTGACAAGGCTGAGAGTGCGCTACGCCAGGTAATTGCACTAGGGCAGGCCGACCGCGATGTCTACACTTTACTGGGTGACGTGATCCAGCAAGCCCGCCGCGCTGTCTAG
- a CDS encoding polysaccharide biosynthesis tyrosine autokinase, whose translation MQEQTDFSAEGTSSISLREYGDILRRRRAIILQTFVIVLVAGVLITLFQPLVYQASSRILLEPPSYLINTVNNDPLAELFKLNSPYSPATQVELLKSNALKKKASERMTNGKSLTPFTVTPVEGGTSIVEVVAEGDDPNAVAETATNILKAYIEDVDASGKKKLENVYDEAKKNREKWLLTKNKAEKDLLDYQKKNKISEYKIQAESNQKQLGELSQMYQKQLTEITNLTTRIGEIEGYMARSSKTRPELLSIEQDLGWQGIKKTIADKEAAFAILKADADVNNDVFIAAKSELDSLKKYRDAYEKSFKLMNTRRDPTYESFDAELKHAQIDLASIRRAAEPNRIEIERIKANLNLVPDFANTIAEKQQAREFANEQIRYFTTKMQDIELRKNAKVETSRVIEEAQVPGSPIRPNKPQNIMFAGLLGVFLGLCLALLQELLDDRINSPEEAERVLRLPNLGHVPLVEEEGLRLIRDISTFSPLMESYRSLRTNINFAAVGSTLKSIVVTSSVPAEGKSTTAANLAMAMALDGKRVIIVDADLRRPSLHKLFRLESSPGLTDVLVGTHEIEDVIRPSGVDNVSVIAAGSPPPNPAELLGSARMVELIAQLEAISDIVLFDSPPALAVADGVVLAARTNGVLLVIGYGETKKTNTRKAVEQLRRANAKVLGTVLNRIEGPSSGYYYGKYYVPASVESTKTKRGVSEPVARGIEGAMDSSDKVEVNTLGNNSGKGQDS comes from the coding sequence ATGCAAGAGCAAACTGACTTCTCGGCTGAGGGAACCTCCTCAATCTCCCTCCGCGAATACGGCGATATTCTGCGGCGGCGACGTGCCATCATCCTGCAGACCTTCGTCATTGTCTTGGTGGCGGGAGTGCTGATTACCCTCTTTCAGCCCTTGGTCTACCAGGCGAGCTCCCGTATCTTGTTGGAGCCACCGTCGTACTTGATCAACACGGTCAACAACGACCCTCTGGCAGAGCTCTTCAAGCTGAACTCACCGTACTCCCCGGCAACCCAGGTGGAGCTTCTCAAGAGCAATGCTCTCAAGAAGAAGGCCAGCGAGCGGATGACCAATGGGAAGTCGCTCACACCGTTTACCGTGACCCCTGTTGAGGGCGGGACATCGATTGTCGAGGTTGTGGCCGAGGGCGATGATCCCAATGCCGTGGCGGAGACGGCGACTAATATTCTCAAGGCCTATATCGAAGATGTCGATGCCAGTGGCAAGAAAAAGCTGGAGAATGTCTACGACGAAGCCAAGAAGAACCGTGAGAAATGGCTCCTGACAAAGAACAAGGCCGAGAAAGATCTTTTGGACTACCAAAAGAAAAACAAGATCTCGGAGTATAAGATCCAGGCCGAGTCTAACCAGAAGCAGCTGGGCGAGCTAAGCCAGATGTACCAGAAGCAGCTCACCGAGATCACCAACCTCACGACTCGAATCGGGGAGATCGAGGGCTACATGGCCCGCAGCAGCAAGACCCGCCCCGAGCTTCTCAGTATCGAGCAAGATCTTGGCTGGCAGGGGATCAAGAAGACAATCGCCGATAAAGAGGCCGCCTTTGCCATTCTGAAGGCGGATGCCGATGTCAATAACGATGTCTTTATCGCGGCCAAGTCAGAGCTTGATAGTCTGAAGAAGTACCGGGATGCCTACGAGAAGAGCTTTAAGCTCATGAATACGCGGCGCGATCCCACCTACGAGAGCTTCGATGCCGAGCTTAAGCATGCCCAGATCGACCTTGCCAGTATTCGCCGTGCAGCGGAGCCAAACCGGATAGAGATCGAGCGAATCAAGGCGAACCTGAACCTCGTGCCTGACTTTGCAAATACGATCGCGGAAAAGCAGCAGGCTCGTGAGTTTGCCAATGAGCAGATTCGCTACTTCACCACGAAGATGCAGGATATCGAGCTGCGCAAGAATGCAAAGGTCGAGACCAGCCGTGTGATCGAAGAAGCCCAGGTGCCGGGAAGCCCGATTCGTCCCAATAAGCCGCAGAATATTATGTTCGCTGGCCTGCTGGGAGTGTTCCTAGGGCTCTGTCTTGCGCTGCTCCAGGAGCTCCTGGATGACCGCATCAACAGTCCTGAGGAGGCGGAGCGTGTGCTGCGCCTGCCTAACCTGGGGCACGTGCCGCTTGTTGAGGAAGAGGGCCTGCGCCTCATCCGCGATATTAGCACCTTCTCGCCCTTGATGGAGTCGTATCGTAGCCTGCGAACCAATATCAACTTTGCGGCTGTGGGAAGTACGCTCAAGAGCATTGTGGTGACCTCCTCCGTGCCCGCGGAAGGGAAATCGACCACGGCTGCAAACTTGGCCATGGCCATGGCGCTCGATGGCAAGCGTGTGATTATCGTCGATGCGGACCTTCGCCGCCCAAGCCTTCACAAGCTCTTCCGCCTGGAGTCGTCTCCAGGGTTGACCGATGTCTTGGTTGGTACCCACGAGATTGAGGATGTCATTCGCCCCAGTGGTGTGGACAACGTCAGTGTGATTGCCGCGGGCTCGCCGCCTCCTAACCCTGCGGAGCTCTTAGGCTCGGCGCGGATGGTGGAGCTCATAGCGCAGCTTGAGGCAATCTCCGATATCGTCCTCTTCGACTCCCCGCCTGCTCTGGCGGTTGCGGATGGTGTCGTTCTGGCCGCTCGTACAAATGGCGTACTGCTTGTCATTGGCTATGGTGAGACTAAGAAAACCAATACACGCAAGGCCGTTGAGCAGCTACGTCGCGCCAATGCTAAGGTTCTTGGGACGGTGCTCAACCGAATTGAAGGGCCAAGCTCGGGCTACTACTATGGCAAGTACTATGTCCCCGCATCGGTGGAGAGCACGAAGACCAAGCGTGGTGTGTCTGAGCCGGTCGCGCGTGGAATTGAGGGAGCAATGGACTCCAGTGATAAGGTAGAAGTGAACACTTTAGGGAATAACTCGGGGAAGGGTCAGGACTCATGA
- a CDS encoding O-antigen ligase family protein produces MLSLKQLLSHGLSKIGTFGSRIALTNFLLMSPVLMGSFSELARAGDSLSLPVHYALAILIFAIIWATLEFSVSIGTVIMLVYLADMGWIRRALIPSTGYISNDPITLISTFVSLLYFLRLVVLRKIPINTAISKTLLPLVIIMFLEVVNPLQGGIAVGLSGLIFRLGPLLWYYVGKMRGSRQMASLLFFVMVLVSVFEIIIGNRQWFGGFSEVEKFWIASGGGTQSAGKGYFRPFGTFLSFSEYVVVIVIGAGLCWVSFLQKKYIYIVPFIALFVTLFVSSSRGGMVSIFLVMVVMWAIQGKNYRAWLPRLAFAVVVALWGITFGLERVKEVEVDDKTQILVNHQIKGLSDPLGKDSTGGLHVGLITSGILQGFRVPTGIGLGAGTLGASKFGAGGGSSETDVSDMFASLGFIGGILYVVLCIRIFIGISKYWHDSRDVLALSTLALMTACNGRWSSGGHYAQSMFFWLIIGTMDKIIFEYYFMNKKSNPDNERRSEILKAGASS; encoded by the coding sequence ATGTTAAGTTTAAAGCAATTGTTGAGCCACGGACTGAGTAAAATTGGTACTTTTGGTTCGCGTATTGCTCTTACGAATTTTCTCTTGATGTCTCCCGTACTGATGGGGAGTTTTAGCGAGCTGGCTCGTGCAGGGGATTCTCTAAGCCTCCCTGTTCACTATGCTCTTGCGATATTGATTTTTGCCATTATCTGGGCAACTTTGGAGTTCTCTGTTTCCATTGGTACGGTTATTATGCTGGTTTATCTTGCCGATATGGGCTGGATTCGCCGTGCTTTAATTCCATCGACGGGTTATATATCAAATGATCCCATTACACTGATTAGTACATTTGTATCGCTTTTATATTTTTTGAGGTTGGTTGTCCTTCGGAAAATTCCGATTAATACTGCAATTTCGAAGACTCTTTTGCCTCTTGTGATTATAATGTTTCTTGAGGTTGTTAACCCTCTGCAGGGTGGGATTGCAGTTGGTTTATCGGGTCTCATATTCCGATTGGGGCCATTGTTGTGGTACTATGTAGGCAAGATGCGTGGTAGTAGGCAGATGGCCTCGCTATTGTTTTTTGTAATGGTTTTAGTTTCTGTTTTTGAAATTATAATCGGTAATCGACAGTGGTTTGGTGGGTTTAGTGAGGTGGAGAAATTTTGGATTGCATCTGGTGGTGGTACGCAATCTGCTGGTAAAGGGTATTTTAGGCCTTTTGGAACATTCCTGTCATTTTCTGAATATGTTGTGGTAATTGTGATTGGAGCCGGTTTGTGTTGGGTTTCTTTCCTACAAAAGAAATATATTTATATAGTGCCATTTATTGCTTTGTTTGTCACTTTATTTGTTTCTTCTTCTCGTGGCGGTATGGTTTCAATTTTTCTTGTGATGGTCGTTATGTGGGCAATCCAAGGTAAGAATTATCGTGCCTGGCTACCTCGCCTCGCCTTCGCTGTTGTTGTTGCTTTATGGGGAATCACTTTTGGTTTAGAGAGAGTAAAAGAAGTTGAAGTTGATGATAAGACACAGATATTGGTAAATCATCAAATCAAAGGACTTTCTGATCCGCTTGGCAAAGATTCTACCGGCGGGCTCCACGTCGGGCTAATTACATCTGGGATTTTACAGGGTTTTCGTGTTCCTACTGGAATTGGCTTGGGAGCAGGTACTCTTGGAGCCTCTAAGTTTGGGGCCGGTGGTGGATCCAGCGAGACGGATGTATCGGATATGTTTGCTTCCCTAGGGTTTATCGGCGGGATCTTGTATGTTGTTTTATGTATCCGTATTTTTATAGGCATTTCTAAATATTGGCATGATTCAAGAGATGTTTTAGCACTAAGTACTCTCGCCTTAATGACTGCTTGTAATGGTCGATGGTCCTCCGGTGGGCATTATGCACAGTCAATGTTCTTTTGGTTGATCATTGGTACGATGGATAAGATTATTTTTGAATATTATTTCATGAACAAGAAATCGAATCCTGATAATGAGCGTCGGTCTGAAATTCTTAAGGCAGGCGCTAGCTCGTAA
- a CDS encoding ribose-phosphate diphosphokinase, whose protein sequence is MSALRPPMALFSGTAHPELATAVAQNLGIELGPLKITRFPDSEIYIKFEDSVRGTDAFVLQPTCAPIDANLLELLILLDALKRASANSISVVLPYYGYARQEKKDRPREPITAKLIANLLVTAGADRIVAMDLHADAIQGFFDIPVDHLTAIGAISDYLATKNLENTVVVSPDEGRVKKVRKIASRLHCPLAVGYKFRPGHGIAEISGLAGDVKGKTCIVYDDMISTGGSINEIIDMLIASGANPEIYVACTHAVLAGPAVQRLSRPEIKELIITDTIPLSPEKRTEKTTVISVSHLFAEAIRRIWTGDSVSELFND, encoded by the coding sequence ATGTCTGCCCTTCGCCCCCCCATGGCGCTGTTCTCCGGAACCGCGCACCCCGAGCTCGCCACCGCTGTCGCCCAGAACCTGGGTATTGAGCTCGGTCCGCTCAAGATCACGCGCTTCCCGGACTCCGAGATCTACATCAAGTTCGAGGACTCGGTGCGCGGTACGGACGCCTTTGTGCTCCAGCCGACCTGTGCGCCCATCGATGCGAACTTGCTGGAGCTGCTGATCCTGCTCGATGCGCTCAAGCGCGCCAGTGCCAATAGCATCTCGGTGGTGCTACCCTACTACGGCTACGCCCGCCAGGAGAAGAAGGACCGTCCCCGTGAGCCCATCACTGCCAAGCTGATCGCCAACCTATTGGTGACCGCGGGCGCGGACCGCATTGTCGCCATGGACCTGCACGCCGATGCGATCCAGGGCTTCTTTGATATCCCCGTCGATCACCTCACCGCCATCGGGGCCATCAGTGATTATTTAGCGACCAAGAACCTCGAAAACACGGTTGTGGTCTCGCCCGACGAAGGCCGAGTGAAGAAAGTGCGCAAGATCGCCTCGCGCCTGCACTGCCCGCTGGCGGTGGGCTACAAGTTCCGCCCCGGCCACGGGATCGCGGAGATTAGCGGCCTCGCAGGTGATGTGAAGGGCAAGACGTGTATTGTCTACGACGACATGATCTCCACGGGGGGCTCGATCAATGAGATCATCGACATGCTAATCGCCAGCGGTGCCAACCCCGAGATCTATGTCGCCTGCACCCACGCTGTGCTCGCCGGACCCGCCGTCCAGCGCCTCTCCCGCCCCGAGATCAAAGAGCTCATCATCACCGACACCATCCCCCTCTCCCCGGAGAAGCGCACCGAAAAAACCACGGTTATCTCCGTCTCGCACCTCTTCGCCGAGGCCATCCGCCGCATCTGGACCGGCGACTCCGTCAGCGAATTG